One Thermoleophilia bacterium DNA window includes the following coding sequences:
- a CDS encoding RNB domain-containing ribonuclease: MQQRRIQLMRAGLIPPSDPTGRAAAIAGVVVRRGKSLEVEPLFRSGPALPVERGSIRPQPGDLVLFTFSLGFKAQILRSLGKRSVLSDVLDALLVDSLVKRGFSPKVLAEAEKAAELEKVDDPYRVDLRDLYTFTVDPVAAQDFDDALSFERTERGTTIVYVHIADVSYYVSEGTALDREALRRGNSVYVATGVEPMLPPVLSSGVCSLAPGQERKAVTVEMEVSDEGKVINTRFYRSLIRSDKRLNYEQLERMFRGQEAIDPHLAEPLQWGRRLARTLREVRDQRGSLRIESIEPEFEWDEEGQVMSADPAEELESHWFIEEYMVLANEQVASFLERSRVPTVYRVHDLPDPFHLSNLLDVLASIGVPTPPFDPLTATPREIRHVARETAEWVARHTSLHQGKAALMQQVLRAQARAVYHTVNIGHFGLASQAYCHFTSPIRRYPDLLVHRGLLATLGLGPTPTTTFLTDWAHHCSETEREAAKIELKADDIVLAHLLRRRLQEDGWAERVFEGQIMSLTRKGMFVLFERLFQGYLPVSELPPDQYVLNELDTALIGKRTGRTFRLADLLPVRILGVDEVRGRIDLALAEEAYEKAGRVRYGYREEGGEGEERGLVIYGRDLPLPTLPPEESWGELETGEPEDFQEGKRKKKRSQRVSGRRKSLPTRTRAPRAARPPQRRQGR; the protein is encoded by the coding sequence TTGCAGCAGCGGCGCATCCAGTTGATGCGGGCCGGGCTTATCCCACCCAGCGATCCCACGGGACGAGCGGCGGCGATCGCCGGGGTTGTCGTTCGGCGGGGCAAGAGCCTGGAGGTGGAGCCTCTATTTCGCTCGGGACCTGCACTTCCGGTAGAAAGAGGCTCGATTCGTCCCCAGCCGGGCGATCTTGTGTTGTTTACCTTCTCTTTGGGGTTTAAGGCGCAGATACTTCGTTCTCTGGGCAAACGCAGTGTTCTGAGTGATGTACTAGACGCCCTTCTGGTTGACAGCCTAGTGAAAAGGGGATTTAGTCCCAAAGTTTTAGCCGAGGCGGAGAAGGCGGCCGAGCTGGAGAAAGTCGACGACCCGTACCGGGTGGACCTGCGCGATCTTTACACTTTCACAGTTGACCCTGTGGCAGCTCAAGACTTTGACGACGCGCTTTCTTTTGAACGCACCGAGCGCGGAACCACAATCGTGTACGTGCACATCGCCGACGTCTCCTACTACGTATCGGAGGGGACCGCTTTGGATCGGGAAGCCCTGCGTCGCGGCAACTCGGTGTATGTGGCAACTGGGGTTGAGCCCATGTTGCCCCCTGTCTTGTCTTCGGGTGTGTGCTCGCTTGCGCCCGGACAAGAGCGGAAAGCGGTGACGGTGGAGATGGAGGTAAGTGACGAGGGAAAAGTGATTAACACCCGCTTTTACCGCTCCCTGATTCGCAGTGACAAGCGTCTCAATTACGAGCAGCTTGAGCGCATGTTTCGTGGGCAAGAAGCGATCGACCCGCATTTGGCAGAGCCCCTACAGTGGGGAAGGCGGTTGGCTCGCACGTTGCGCGAAGTTCGCGATCAGCGAGGAAGCTTGCGCATTGAGTCTATCGAACCAGAATTTGAATGGGACGAGGAAGGCCAAGTAATGTCGGCCGATCCTGCCGAGGAGCTGGAATCTCACTGGTTCATCGAAGAGTACATGGTGCTTGCTAACGAGCAGGTGGCGTCATTCTTGGAGCGTTCTCGCGTACCTACGGTTTACCGAGTGCACGATCTTCCTGATCCCTTCCATCTGAGCAACTTACTTGACGTTCTTGCAAGCATCGGAGTCCCAACTCCGCCCTTTGACCCTCTAACTGCGACTCCCAGAGAGATACGTCATGTAGCGCGCGAGACGGCCGAATGGGTGGCCCGCCACACCTCGTTGCATCAGGGCAAGGCCGCTCTGATGCAGCAGGTGCTTCGGGCGCAAGCTCGCGCGGTATACCATACGGTGAACATCGGTCATTTCGGCTTAGCGTCCCAAGCTTACTGTCACTTCACATCCCCCATTAGGCGGTATCCGGATCTTTTGGTACATCGGGGGTTGCTTGCCACCTTGGGTCTAGGGCCTACTCCCACTACCACCTTTCTCACAGACTGGGCGCACCACTGCTCCGAGACAGAACGCGAAGCGGCCAAGATCGAGCTCAAGGCTGACGACATAGTGCTTGCCCACCTGCTAAGACGGCGGCTGCAGGAAGATGGATGGGCCGAGCGCGTGTTTGAGGGCCAGATTATGAGCCTTACGCGCAAAGGAATGTTTGTGCTGTTTGAAAGGCTGTTTCAGGGATATCTGCCTGTTTCTGAGCTTCCTCCAGACCAGTACGTGCTAAATGAACTCGACACAGCCCTGATAGGCAAGCGCACAGGCCGGACTTTTCGCCTGGCGGACCTGCTTCCGGTGCGGATTCTTGGTGTAGATGAGGTCCGAGGGCGTATTGATCTGGCCTTGGCTGAAGAGGCATATGAAAAGGCAGGCCGAGTGCGTTATGGATACCGCGAGGAAGGAGGGGAAGGGGAAGAGCGCGGTCTAGTCATTTATGGTCGTGATCTGCCTCTTCCCACGTTGCCGCCTGAGGAGTCGTGGGGGGAGTTAGAGACTGGTGAGCCCGAGGACTTCCAGGAAGGAAAGCGAAAGAAAAAGCGGAGCCAGCGAGTTTCGGGGCGACGGAAGTCTCTGCCCACTCGTACGCGTGCTCCGCGTGCAGCGCGTCCTCCCCAGCGGCGCCAAGGTCGCTAG